In the genome of Candidatus Abyssobacteria bacterium SURF_5, the window AGACAATTGCGACGTGGCATCTGATCGCCAATGTGAGCGCGCTCGGGATGTTCGCGATAAGTTTTGCGCTGCGGGCGGTGGACAGGCCGGTCCTGACCGCGCCGTTAATTCTTTCGCTGATCGGGGTGGCGCTGATTGGTGTTGGCGGCTGGCTGGGCGGAGAACTGGTGTACGTGCACGGGGTGGCGGTCGAGTCGCCGGAAGAGCATGAACATTAATTTTGGACTTTGGACTAGTCCGCTAAAGCGCCCCCCACCTACTCCCCTATAACCGCGGTATCCGACAAGTCCGACCGGTCCGACAAGTCCGACCAGTCCGACATGTCCGAGGCGGCCAAGCGGTCCGACCCGCATATTGTCAGCATTCTTGGCAGGAAGACGCGACAGGCAGAGTAATTACGACGGTGGTTCCTTCCTGAGGTTTACTCTTAATGGTAAATCGTCCTTTATGCGCCTCGATTATCTTCCTGCAAATGGCGAGACCGAGGCCGGTGCCTTTGGACTTGCGGGTAAAGAACGGCTGGCAGATTTTCTTCAGGGTTTCCTCATCCATACCTGCGCCCGTGTCCGATATCTGGATTTGGCATACGTTGTCAGCGCCTTGCTGAAACATCGAGGCGATCCTCAAGGTACCCTCGCCGGCCATGGCATCAATAGAATTTGCAATAAAATTCACGAGTACCCTCACTATTTTCTCGGGATCGACCCAGATTTCACCATCTTCCAATTCAAGATTAATTGAAACGGCGGAGGGCGGGGCGGGTATTCTTCTCACTCATTTTCGACAGTTTGAAAAATTAAGCTATTTTGTATCAAGAACTTACAGAGACAGAAAAAGCTCTAGGCACTACATTTTCTCTGGCTCTCTCTGC includes:
- a CDS encoding GHKL domain-containing protein; this translates as MRRIPAPPSAVSINLELEDGEIWVDPEKIVRVLVNFIANSIDAMAGEGTLRIASMFQQGADNVCQIQISDTGAGMDEETLKKICQPFFTRKSKGTGLGLAICRKIIEAHKGRFTIKSKPQEGTTVVITLPVASSCQEC